tggtttttcttttgcaaagAACCTGGCTCCAGAGTTTGGCTGCAGCTGGCCCTGCTTGGAACACCTATTTTTCTGTCCCCAATGGGAGCTCGTGCCCCAGGACCTAGCCATATGTTTTTGTCTCAGCAGGCATCAAAAGTGGAGGTGGTGGCCCAGGATTGGATACAGGATTGCTGAGTGGTAATAAAGGTGAATACACTAAATTGGGAGATGCCATCGGGAAAATCCCAGCTCCGATCCCTGCTGCTTCACCTGTCAAGGTCCCTGAGATCAATACAGACATTGCGGGCCAACTTGATCAACCTGAGATGAATATTCCAGGAGACTTGGACACAAGTGGCATTACCGGCCAAGTATCCTTCAGGCAGCTTGGGTCAAAAGAGTATGAACAGTCCTGGCCACCATGGCCACGGGTGTTTAAGAGAGTCTAACGGTTTGCTGGTGGGTGTCATGAACTTTATCTTTAGCTTCCAGGTCTGAGGTGGTGGTTCTGGTCCGAGGCTGTGTCACCTGGTAGCCCAGGTCAATCTGAAGCAAGGTCAACAAATAGTTGCCTGGGACTGGGTCATCTGGTGATGTGGATCAATAGGAGCAGTTTAAACAAATGATTGGACTGATACTATGTCATTCTGATTAATGTGGTCAAGATGGTGCTGGATCAATCTTCTGGAAGATTTGATCAGGGCCAATAAATATCCACTGTGGCTTTAGGTCATCAATGGTTTTGAAGGAAAGTCAATGAATGGTCAGTTTGAAGCTAAGTTATCTGGGGACTTAGTCAGTCTGGAACAGGATTAGTAAGTGGTCTGTCTACCTGGGTTTTAGTTCATCCAATGGCCATGGCCAATCTAGACTAGTGACCACTTCACAGTCATGATTAGTTTAGGTGTAGAGTATCttttgtctctgattcttttgacTGTAGGTTACATAATAGTTATGACAGGTCTGAGGCAAGATCACCCTTATGTTAGAAATTAAAGCAGATTCATTAAAAGGTGCTACCAGGACTCTACCTTTGGATGAGTTTTATAAGGCGAGTCACGGGTTCATTACCATAGACAGCCATGAAAAGGCCCTGATGTGGGAGAACATGTTGGAGAGTTAATCATTTTGTCCGTAAGTAGCCATAGTAGAGCCTTAAAGGGAGAGACATCTATAAGACAAAAGTGTTTTCTGCCTTACAGATTTTCAGGGGTGGAGTTGGCAAGCTCCATGTCACATGACCTAGCCTTGCTTGTCTAGGTGCCAGAGTCTGGAAGGCATTgataaaaatgaagttataatTCATGACTGTCCTTGGTCTAGATATCAGGGTGTGTGGACAGGCTCACAGCTGTGAGAGGGAGAGACTAAATGTGTAAGAAGTATGAGGTCCAGTGTGCTCTCTTATGAGCTCTGTCTAGAAAGAGCTGTAACCTACTTCTTGGATCAAGGCTTGGTGTCTCTGACCACCCTGGTTTCACTGAGGAAGTACTACTTGAATGTCCTGTCCACACGGGAACTCCAGTAGGTGATGGGGCTGGTTCCATTAGTTCATCACAGTTAATATGAAGGCACTCTAAAGAGAACTAAGTAACATCCTTAACCAATAGTTGTCAACACCTGTCCTCAACCACGACATCCTGGCCCAAGAAGGGCTGTTGGGTGCTGTTATTCTCAACAGCCAGAATCtagtcacagaaagagaaaaactacaaATGCTACTCCTGGGTGGCAAAGTATCATTTGGTATAAAAAATGACCTTGTGGAGGCAGCAGGGACCTCAGCTGTGGAAGGCTTGGTCTGCAAAGGCTCCCTGGGTGGCCTTTGTGGCCATGGGAGTCTCTCCGGCATGAATAATGTTCTGAAGACCATGAATTCTGGGAAACTTGATAGCTGGtgagtttgacttttttttcttgtttgcattAAGACAATTCCCTAAAGCATTAATCAGAGAAGGTTCCAGGTACCTGAAAGACATTGGTCTGACTCATTCTTTAGAAAGTTTAGAAGGAGTTCACCACCTCTTATTCCTAAGTCAGCCACTGCCTAGTGTTTCTCTAACACAGTCTGTCCTTTGGGTTTATGAAGGTTTTTCTGCTATATGGTAAGTCACACCAGGAAAGCATATCACAGATGCTCTGATCACTTATCTCTTAGTTATTATGGGTCCCCCAGTGAGCAAAAGAACCCCTTCCTTCCAAGCTAATCCCACAGTTGTTAGCTGAGGTTTTCAATATGGTATCTGCTTTCTCTTACCATTGTAATCAAATACAAACCTCAGGTGCTGGCCGATGCTTTCCTGATCTAGGATTTATAGAAATGGGGCTCAGAATAAAAAGCAAGGGTAGAAGGAACAGGcatggggtggagggaagggaagccacTGCTGCCTGAGTAGGGAGCCAAGGAGCCCTGGAAATTGGCGTTTTCACTTCCCCTCACTCTTCTCGTGCAGGCTCAATGTCACCCGCTTCGACATTGTCCATCTGTCATGGAAGGTCTTTGCCTCATCTGATCTCGAAGTTAAATTTCAGACCAAGTTGACTATCAACTTCTCAGGGTGAGCAAAATGGGGGATGTTATGGTTCGAATCTGAACTGTCCTCTTTAGGCTCATGCTTTGAACTCTGCTGCTGCTTTGGGATGCTGTGGAGCCCTTAGGTGGTAGAGCTTACCTGGCTGAAGTAGGCTTTTGAAGGTTCTGGAGCCTAGGGAATTCCTAGAGAGAACCAGTGGTTTTATGGGTAGTGGGGAGTTTTCTTTCACTCAACAGATATCTTAACATTTCCCCAAGACGTTGATAATTTCTGTGTAAGTATACAGTGCCTTAGGATGGCGGTGATGGCGGATGCAACGacctttttgcttttcttccataGTCTGAGGCTATGTTGAAACAAACATGGGGAGGaaactaaaacacaaaagaaaaccatcCTCCAGTCTTACAACTGAGAGACACTGGCCTTTTAGGTGGCTTCTTTGCAGATCTTTCCCCACAACCATTCTGTAAGGCAGTAAGTGCTCCATGCCACATGTGCACCACGGTAGCTGTGAGCTATCCTGTGGACAGACACCAGGATTGTTCACCAGGTCATTCCTTTAAATAACTGTGATTGGTACAAATCATAAATCTGTTAATTCTCTAATTATTAGAAAGTCTCATGAGCACAATTTATAgctacttacttacttactgtgctgggagttgaatccAGGACTTCACATGTACCAGGCAGACATTCAATTATTGAGCTACATCACCACCTATAATTTATAGCCTTTGATAAACATTGGCAAATTATCTTACAGAATCCTGGCGATGGTGATTAAATGTttctaacattctttttttttttttttcttttttcggagctggggaccgaacccagggccttgcgcctgctaggcaagcgctctaccactgagctaaatccccaaaccctctaACATTCTTGAGTACTTCATACAGTCCAGGTTCTGGGCAGCAGTTTCCTTGAGTGATCTTTTCAGTCCGCACTGTAGGCCTCCAAGGGAGGGGTAGCTATTGCGTTGATAGAGCTTCAGAGAAGTTCAGTCAGATTCCACATGCAGATGCAGAGAGAGCTCTGTTGGAAAAGTGCCCGTGGCACAAGCTTGAAGGCATGGACTCAGATCTGGTTTATGCTCCATGCCTGTCATCCCcgtgcaggtgaagacagagagaggtggatccctgaagctcattggctggcCTAGCCAAATAGACGAGCTTCAGGTACATaacatcatacacatatgcacaccatcacacacacacacacaattacacacctCACAATAcaaccacacacgcacacgccatcacacacataccatctctcatacacacacacacacacacacattaccatcatcatcatgtaaacaccaccacacactcacagttacacatgatcacacatataacacatgtaAACACCATCACATACAtaccatctctttctctcccccacatatacaccataacatatatacactataccacacacacacacaccatcacacacacaccatcacacacacacacaattacacacctCACAATACAATCACACACGCACATGCCATCACACACATATcatctctcatatacacacacatcaccaccatcataTAAACATCACCACACACTGAGTtacacatgatcacacacacacacacacacacacacaccatcacacatacacacacatcattacacgcacatatcacacacatattaTTCAACGTGGGTGGTTGTGGGTATGCATATAAGCCCAGGAGGAGATTCTAACATTGGAGATGTGCATGAATTTGGCAGAGCTCTAGGCTGCAGGGAAAGAGGTAGCCTTTCActaccatttttaaaatgagtcttGAGCTATGAATAAGCATTTATTCcaacaaattattttatcaactttatatatacatatgatatacatataataaatacatgtaataaaaacaaagtaaaagtatATATAGGCCAtcacaaattattttttcaaagtatGTGTATCAGGAAACCTTTTAGAGTATTCCCAGACGTGCATTCAGCCTCTAACAGCCCTCTTCCATGCAACCAGGATGCTCTCATTTCTCAGTGGCGCCACAGTGGATGTGAACATTGAAATCCCCTTGCATTTGCAACAGGCTGAGCCTGGTCAAATCTCATTTTCCGTGAAGAGTTGCCAGACAGTATTCACTGGGATCCAAGTGAATACAGGGTAGGTACAAACCCAAGAGATCTGGGCACCACACAGGGTGTGTCATAGGACGGTGCTATGCTTGAAGTAGTTATCAGGCTCCATGGAATCTGACCAAGACGCCAGGAAACTATGCCACTAGTGTTTTAATGCCCTGCTTCCAGTCAAGCTTCTGTCTCAAGGAGTTTGGAATACTAAGCAGAAGGGGACACCTTTGGGCCAGAAGTACAGACCTCCTTGGCAGCACCCACCTGTGGAGAATTTTGGGTGCTCCTGTTTCCAAGCTCTTATGGAGAGATCCTGGGTAGGAACTCTGCACATCACTTTTCCTGCTAGGCTTCCATCTCCTGAGGTGTCTGTGTGAGCTCTTAAGGGTAGAAGTTGCCTTGTAGTCTTCATCATTTTTCCAGCACACATTTGAGCCAATAGACATTGTTGTTCCCGGAGACACACAGGAAACAAGACCATGCAAGATATGTGAGTGAAAATAAAGGGGAATGAATGGAAGGATGATTGAAtgagaaatggatggatggatggttggaagATATGTagtgcacacattcatgcatggaCAGAAGGTATGTaagtgtatgcatttatgtatgtatgtatgtatgtacacacttaCAAATATTTGGATGGATATGGATAGATCCAGGGATGGATTTAAAAAGAGTAGATAAAAGGCATATTAAAAAAGATATTAGTGGTCTACCTGAGAGGTCTAAGCTAGCTTCACTGGGGAGGTCAGTGAACTTGCTTAATTTAACACAGTCATTCTCAACCCTCACAATGCTGTGACCATGTTGTgctggtgacccccaaacataaaattattttcattgctactttataactgtaattttctactctTATGAATTGTAACGTAAATAGCttgtatgcaggatatctgatattcaacACTTGTGAAGAGGTCATTTGACCCCTAAAGGAGTGACAGATTACAGGTTGAGAAACGCTGATCTAACAATGGAGACCTAACTACTACTAAGATTGTATAGCAGAGAATTTCAAAGCCTTTAGTGGTAATGATCATTTCCAgtgtttccctttcctttcctcagtgTATTCTCCCCAATGATGGAATCAATGTTGAAATGGTCCTTGAACATCTCCTTGCCCAACATAGTAAGTCTGACAACGTGGCCCTGGCAGACCCTGAGCACGTGCTGTGGAGACGGTGCTGAATCTAGTGGCATGGGGGAGCAGCCCACAGGGGCAGAGGCAGCCAAGTGGGACAGCTTTATTACTGAGCTATGCAGCCTCCTAGAGTTGCTCTTATGTCCTTCGTCAAGGTTCCTGCTtctgaagaagagacagagaaaaagacagttgTAGAGGGGTAACTGTGCAGCAGGAAGCTTAGGCCTGTATAAGAGGGAGATCGTAACATGTTTGTGATAGACCTTCTCCATCTTATGTCAGAGACTTTTTTGGCAAAGCATCTTAGATTACAGAGTTCAGCATGTATATACCAGTGAAGTAGGTGTAAGTATCCTCTTACAAGGCCACCGATCCTCTGTTACAGTTGTGCCCAGTGGTCCGATTCTGGTTCAACATCATCAACCAACAGTTGGCCATTCTCAGAAGTAAGTAGAGCTGTTGCCTGAGCATGGCTTTCTCGTGCCTACTGCTACAGTAGCAACTATACCTGCTCCCACACCGCGGCTCGAGAGCTTCCTGAGCTACACCTCAGATCTCCCATTTCCTGGGGGATCAATTGGAGACCTCGGGGCATGCCATCAAGGTCTTTCTAGAAGCTAAGTTCCCAGTGTTTTCATCCTTCTCTAGTGGAGTGACCTAAGCCACCTGCATATACCCTACAATGTATGGAGACACAATGGCTGAGTTCTGCAGGACTTCCCACTCCGGCTTTCTATGCTTGAAATACTCCTTCATCTCCCAGTGTAATCTCCATGTTTGGTCTATCTGAAAGCCTCTGGGGCTCTGTCTCAGCAGAGCCCCCTCCTCAGGACTCTTACAGCCTTTGGCACGCCCGTTTACCATTCACTGTATTGTGTGGAAATGTCTACTTCCGGATTGTCTATCCCAGTAGCCCAGATCTCCTTGAGGTTGCAATTGCCCCTCCATTTATCTGACAGTCCAGATAAGTACAGTGTAGACCCCCACAAATAAATTCTGCTGGTGTGTAGagtggaaagggagagaagggatatGGTGGGCATGAGTAGGTGGGAAAGCAGAAACATGGTAGGGAGATAGCAGAAGAATGATGGACACTC
The DNA window shown above is from Rattus rattus isolate New Zealand chromosome 5, Rrattus_CSIRO_v1, whole genome shotgun sequence and carries:
- the LOC116901046 gene encoding uncharacterized protein LOC116901046, with translation MRLLWASLFLGCLLSRSHGLLEDSIQKSGIKSGGGGPGLDTGLLSGNKGEYTKLGDAIGKIPAPIPAASPVKVPEINTDIAGQLDQPEMNIPGDLDTSGITGQLSTPVLNHDILAQEGLLGAVILNSQNLVTEREKLQMLLLGGKVSFGIKNDLVEAAGTSAVEGLVCKGSLGGLCGHGSLSGMNNVLKTMNSGKLDSWLNVTRFDIVHLSWKVFASSDLEVKFQTKLTINFSGMLSFLSGATVDVNIEIPLHLQQAEPGQISFSVKSCQTVFTGIQVNTGVFSPMMESMLKWSLNISLPNILCPVVRFWFNIINQQLAILRNIASLGVPGNSNLLNASQPMLYERTYHMDFKNKRFPASFINWLIKMILRDS